The following are encoded together in the Pseudidiomarina andamanensis genome:
- the ybeY gene encoding rRNA maturation RNase YbeY, whose product MNHVTIDVQIACDAADLPSEASFEAWVEAVLHHLNSITETELTLRIVDPEEGLALNQQYRNKAYATNVLSFPFESPIPLPINLLGDLVICAEVVANEANEQNKPLIAHWAHMVVHGTLHLLGYDHIEDDEAEHMEQLERDILAALGYADPYADDYADDQH is encoded by the coding sequence ATGAACCACGTAACTATCGACGTGCAGATTGCCTGTGATGCAGCTGATTTGCCGTCAGAAGCTTCTTTTGAAGCCTGGGTTGAAGCGGTGCTACACCACCTGAACAGCATCACAGAAACAGAATTAACCCTACGCATTGTTGATCCTGAAGAAGGTTTAGCGCTTAATCAGCAATATCGAAATAAAGCGTATGCCACTAACGTGCTATCGTTCCCGTTCGAGTCTCCGATACCGTTGCCGATTAATTTACTCGGTGATTTGGTGATTTGTGCTGAGGTTGTTGCCAACGAAGCAAATGAACAGAATAAGCCGTTGATTGCGCATTGGGCGCATATGGTTGTACACGGAACCTTGCATTTGCTAGGTTATGACCATATTGAAGACGACGAAGCCGAGCATATGGAACAGCTCGAAAGAGACATTCTAGCAGCACTGGGGTATGCTGACCCCTATGCTGATGACTACGCTGATGACCAGCACTAA
- a CDS encoding PhoH family protein: MSQTVSTLDIDLEPADNRRIADLCGALDENLKHIERRLGIEISYRHNEFRLIGPNHTVQAGAKILRDLYVETATVKGEEGKVTPQMVHLAVQQAKVLEQSPENDPAAEKMTHIKTKRGLIKPRNHNQSEYVRAILTHDVNFGVGPAGTGKTYLAVACAVDALERQEIRRILLTRPAVEAGEKLGFLPGDLAQKVDPYLRPLYDALFEMLGFERVEKLIERNVIEVAPLAYMRGRTLNDAFIILDESQNTTCEQMKMFLTRIGFNSRAVITGDITQVDLPRGQKSGLRHVIEVLKDVDDVSFTFFQASDVVRHPVVQRIVQAYEAFDEN, encoded by the coding sequence TTGAGTCAAACTGTTAGTACGTTGGACATCGATTTAGAACCAGCCGATAATCGCCGCATCGCTGATCTTTGCGGCGCTTTAGATGAAAATTTAAAGCATATCGAACGTCGTTTAGGCATTGAAATTAGCTATCGCCATAATGAATTCCGTTTGATTGGTCCGAACCATACGGTGCAAGCAGGCGCCAAAATTCTGCGTGATCTTTATGTCGAAACCGCAACGGTTAAAGGCGAAGAAGGCAAAGTAACACCGCAAATGGTGCACTTAGCGGTGCAACAAGCCAAAGTGCTCGAGCAGTCACCGGAGAATGATCCGGCGGCAGAAAAAATGACCCACATCAAAACCAAACGTGGGTTAATTAAGCCGCGCAATCATAACCAGTCTGAATATGTACGCGCTATTTTGACTCATGACGTTAACTTTGGCGTTGGCCCTGCCGGTACTGGTAAAACGTATTTGGCGGTGGCTTGTGCTGTAGACGCATTGGAACGCCAAGAGATTCGCCGTATTTTGTTAACGCGTCCAGCGGTTGAAGCCGGTGAAAAACTTGGCTTTTTACCTGGCGATCTCGCACAAAAGGTCGACCCGTACTTACGTCCGTTATACGACGCATTATTTGAAATGCTCGGGTTTGAAAGAGTTGAAAAGCTCATTGAACGCAATGTCATAGAAGTTGCACCACTTGCCTATATGCGTGGTCGCACATTAAACGACGCGTTTATTATTCTCGATGAAAGTCAAAACACGACGTGCGAACAGATGAAAATGTTCCTTACCCGTATCGGCTTTAATTCTCGTGCCGTTATCACAGGTGATATCACTCAGGTTGACTTGCCGCGAGGCCAAAAATCTGGACTACGCCACGTCATCGAAGTACTGAAAGATGTCGATGATGTCAGTTTCACTTTCTTCCAAGCTTCTGATGTCGTGCGCCACCCTGTGGTGCAACGCATCGTTCAGGCTTATGAGGCGTTTGACGAAAACTAA